The genome window ATATTTGATATAAAGTATCACCAAGTTGCACTTTGCAACCTTGAAGTCTCAATGTCATTAATTCAATGGTTTAAAAATCACAACACTACTGCTCTGACATATATTAGTAAATGGTACTGTAATTGTTATTACGAAAACTGTAATCGTTATTAAGAAATCTAATTCGACAAAACCATATTAGTTTTTAATGCATGGTAAAACTAATCCTAGTGTGTAGTAGTGGACTCTGATTCTTGGACCTTGCTGTACGGTGCTCTACAACCAGTTGATCATGGGCTCATGTTtttgtgggggttttttttttgtttttttggggttttttttccatctcgGTGCACTCTTAGACCATTTAGCACTTCCTTAAGGGTAGATTTCACTTTCAGGACCCTATAAGTCTGAAATTGAAGCACTTAACATGTGCACTTAAAAGTGCCCCTCCTCCtcttcaaaaaagaaaagagcccggataatttaatattttaatgctggTTATAATTCTCATGAAGTCCATATCCAAGAACTCAAAACAAAAATCGGAAAAATTCGTAATACACTACAACACAAGAGAGTGTCTAATTCAcatatttgattatttgtgaGTCTAATAAGCTAAATTCGAGCTCTGGTTTAaatcagaaaaagaaataaatacattttgactTTCATTGGGGATTTATCAGCCCTTTAGAATCGTTATATATTTGCCCTAAGTGTATATTTGTTAGAGATTTATATCCGTGATAGGATTTGCATGCTGCCTGTATATTTTCTAGTTTGTCTATTCATTGGGGTGTTTCAGAAACATAAATCCTTGGATGTTTCCATCTGACGGAATGCAGTTATTTTTAATCACCTTTTCACTGATTGATTtttatatccaaaaaaaaaggaaatcattTTCTCGTACCTGCTGGAATCCTAAAGGTAGCTTAAAGGTGCTTAAATCCAGCAATAGTAATGATGATTTGGACATTCGGAGAAGCTTCCAAAATTTTGGACAAGCTTTTCTGTTCAGTGTTATATAAGTAGGTAAAGTTACcattgattgatttttaaatattgtatgtttaataataacTCTCTGACccgttatatattatattatttaggTAATTCTGTTGCAGCCATGGGAGTTGTATGACTCGTTTTTGTGGTCTTGTGTggttaaaaaatctttttgacAGTTTGGACTGTCCAATTTTTTCCcctgacacatacacacacacacacacacacattaatactgGATGGAGTGCTCTGTTGTAGCGGTTTAGAGATTAGACTTGTCGTGATTGTTAGTTTGTGCTCTTGCTTTTTTGATTACTTGTTATTTTCCTCTTCTCGAGACTTTTAGCTTTGTTCTCGCTCCCTCTTTCTCTAAAATATTGACAGTATTTCGAAATTCTAATCAGGTACAAAACAGGAACTAAAGATTTACGAGGTCCGATTTACGGACGTTTGTGCACACATATGCAAATCATCCCTATAAATGAGCTTTGTTTTCACACTACTTGTTGTAGAAGTGGTAGAGTAAGCGTGGAAAGCATGACGCTCCACTAGATAAGCACATTGTGTAATTATGTCTACTTTGTCGTTGGATGAATATTTCTGACATGTTAAGGAAAATAGGAAATGTTTCCCAGGAATCAAAGCTATAATGACAGGTGTATTGGAATTATTGCCTGCATTACAATACTGTTTTTAACACATCCAAGTCGTCTTGGTAGAGGTGTGCTTTAGGGCCCAACAAAAAAGTCCAGGTTTCTTTCAGGCAGGAGATCAGATACGAAGCTTGACAGTCGTTAACACAGCGGTGTCAACATTTACAGGTTAACCATAGCAATCACAATTTTCAATTCCTTGCTTTTCAGACATCAGTCAACCCAAACgcaaataaaattcacctgGAAGAAAAGCCAATTCACAGAAGGGGAAAGGTCATGGGATGTGAAAGATATATATTTGTTTCTGGTAGCGGGTTATTTTCACCTCTCGCCTACTTTATCTAGGTAAAATTTCACAAGCCTCAGTCTTCTGACCCAataacaaatcttttttttttcctctctcgctctctgcatgctaggattttcttgctAGTAATGTTGGCACCTCTCTGTGACATGTTTACCGTGTTTATTCATGAATCTTTAGTACTTCATCCTggttagtgtcgctgtgatttaaattactaatttgcttatattttggTCAATAATCCACCATTCTAACTGCAGGAATGAGCAAGATTAGTCATAATTCTTTAATTAGCAAGTGGAATTGGGATTAAAAAAGATGGCTCTGCCCACACCTCTACTATAAAGCACAGGTTTCCAACCCTGTCCtgacacattttagtgttttttgtaCTCTGACACGCCCACGtcattagctgattagttgaatcaggtgtgttgggagcagggaaaacattcaaatgtgcaggacaggaggtTCTCCAGGACTAGTGTTTGGAATCTCTGCTATCAAGTATGTACATTCTTCTTTGTTAACATAAGTTGCCAACTATCTGCACAGGACAGCTGACTCAATACTAGTTAGGATACTAGATAGCTAGCAAACCAGCAAGTCAGTATGCTAGCTATTACCAAGTAACTCTGACTGAGCAAGAGGAAAGCACTTCGCTAACAAGGCCAACATGGTCCAAGTTATAAATAATACCCTTATTCTCATGTGTTGTAGCTTCCCATGGATGATAATGGTGTGTTAAAAACAGTATTGAAACGCAGGGACTGTGTATTATGTTGGTCTCTTGGGCAGCACTGAATGCATAGCGTACTTCTGGATTGTGTGTAAACTCATTTCGCTTTGCCTTAAGAGCCGAGGGTCACTCCAGTCCGAGGGATTGGCATTTTGACGCAGGCACAGAAGCATTCATGCCTGAAACATAACCACGTCTATACAGGCTAACGGACAATTCTGGTTTTGTCTCTGCTAGTAAAAGTTTTCAAAACGTCTGCCAGCATGGTGTCTTcacagcctgtttttttttttttatcagcaaCCTCACAAATCCAATAAGCTCATCAGTTTCATCTCTACTGTCTTTCAGATGCACGTTGATCAGCTTTGGTTTGACTTGTCAAGGCTGTATCATAAACAGTTACACATTTGCTCTTATATCTTGTCTCAGGGTGCGTGCCaatgacttttatttttatttctacactctctcttttattttccaataaaagataatttcatgtttagaaaaaaaaagtcttctgaAGAAAAGCTTATAGgtcataaactttttttttttttttttttaaattgtttctaAGCTAATAATTGACAAATCGAAAATTGATTTGCACAAAATTTTGAGTAAAAATGAGGGCTGTggattctcaaaaaaaaaaaaagttccattaTTTGAACTTAAAAATTGTCTACTAAGCTTTTAATCTGCAGTTAATAAACGGGATGGGAATGTGAATGCAGTGTTTGTTTGCATTAGCTGTTGCTCTATATAAAGGCTATAAAGGAAGTACAAGCTAagcttttgttttaatgttgctatggttttttttgttttttgtgctgCTTCTTTGAAACATTGACACTGGCTCTCCAAAGCTTTCCTCAtcagtgaaaaagaagaaaaatctttGCCTTTTTATTCACAATTCGCTCAACTTTATATATTATCTCGGCGGGATATGCAGGCTGAGCTCATTCGAGGAAAAGTAGAACAGCAAAAATGTTTACAAAGACAAGGTGACACGTTTTTACGAGTCAAATCAAACTTGCCATGTATATAGTAATTGTGAGTTTCAATTGGATAGCTAGGTttagtattctttttttttttttttttttcatttttgtatgttttttaaccaaatggataaaaaagaaaaacaaatgtccTTTGATAACTATGCTTATTTCTTCGAGTTTGTCGTTTTTTCACCCGACGGGGATGTTTCAGAGTAAGACGAATAGAAGTGCACCTCCGACTTTTTTGCCTTAGAACTTGCAGAGGCCATAGTTCACCTTGACGTGAAACGTGTGTATGCAGGGGTCTCCGGGCCCCCCCCCATCTCTCGACTAGCAGAgcggactctctctctcactcttatCTACCTGTGAAATCCTTCATACCTCTCATAACTGGTCAACGACTGTATCAGCAAACCACATCAGGTGTTTTTCTACATGCTTTTTACACAGATTATTGTATTAGTAGATTTCGGTGcatcatttttaatgtaatagcTCTTTGGCttgtagtttttgtttgttcttcttttcttgttttttttccccccttgcTTGCTCTCTATCTCCCGTTTTTTCTAGTTGACTGTTTTGTGTTAATATTGTCAATTTTGGGATAGCTGTTATagagtttttacttttttttccatttctaaatGCTACAAGAACCTAATGAATTTAATGACTTAACCATTGTAAATACGGTATTGTGCAGAACTCATTTTCATGCATTTCAATTGCTAGTGTTATATAAATGACAGATTTTTTGTCAAGACACCATTTCTGTttatgaaataaagaaacttaTCATGTactatgtttctgtttttccctCTTCAGATCCACATAATATCTATAGAGCAAAATATGATAATTTATACTGTGTATAGAGGATGGTTCCacatgtatttgtatttcttAAGCATTTTAGGGCCGTTATAATACGTGTAGAGTAAAATGGCGTCAAATGTACAGACACTGAAAATGGCAATATTGAAATAATGTAGGATGTGTGCAAAGAGCCAGTACACTTCCTCTGATTACTCAGGTTAAGATTAGTGCTATGTTTTGGATGTTTGCGTATTAAATATAGCTGTTATAGGTCAATGGAGAGCCACCGTCATGACCTGAGAATCATATTTACCAAATTAACCGTGATAattcctattataccacagtactgttgaattctccattctgactGCTCAGGTGGTGTTGATCAAGTTTATAGAACAGCAGCTTCCAGCTGCAAGTTCGTATTAATACACTTACTTTAAtgaatatgttattgtttctacagcaATACCTTCCATAGGCACTTGTATGGTTGTATGGACACTCCACATTaacggattaaaaacatgtagtCATTGACAtaatgatgttttctgtgaggagacttttttgtagcatttatggaaggagtctccagtgttaggactttgtaacagtcagaagttttaagttttccaacacaggaaagtcttcaggatggaggagtttgcacttttccaatgtctttgaaaaaaaattttttgccttattattGTCCTAAGAGAGATACAATGGAGACTGgtaagggaacgactgtttataacctAAATCATAATACTAACTTGTCTCGCAGACATTCCACGACATTCAAAGTAAAtacaaatggttaaaagtatgatgtgttattctttaataagttAACAATTGTAATCGTTCAcaaaattgttgtggtatacgAGGATTAAAATACTTCAGGGAGGTGAtgttaattgtaaaataatcagctttggggtagtaacagtaaatacacatcataccaccctgtcgttgattacttttctataacatcacTTATTTAATGAACTACACTTTCATAATCATGACCCCAGTGTCAACAGTTTCACCTATAGGAGATGTAGGACTTTACTGTTGCTACTACACTGATTTGAATTGTCATTAtgtgcagaaacaaacaaaacagtagCAACTTCAGCAGACTGCAAtaacaggtgtgtgtctgaACTTAATTTGTATTGATATACATTAATGAGGCCTGTGGTTCGCAGATATTAATCAATACTGCTGGTCAGAGCACAGCTATTGATGAAGCTAATTTGGGAAGTTACACAGTTGTCCCAAAAACGTCACAACAGGTCAACAACCGTCAGTCTGATGTTTATAACAGTGCTAAGCGGACACATTTGTGTTAAATGTCGTTTTAGTATTGGACATTTTAAACCATGTCCAGTGTGTTGTGTTGAGAGAGATGTCACAGtgaaaatttaaaacatttagaaGATATTCATACATACAGTTTAGAGCAGTTAATGTAAAATACAAAGACAGTAAGGCAAAAGGAACAAAGACCAGATAGTAAAGTTGCATTacgtaagaaaaaaaaagaagaaaaaaaagctttttattctAAACCAGGCTTTAAAAGGCttgtttttttgaaaacagGAAGACCCTATAAATGAACTCAAAGCTCTGTGCTGATATACCTCCAACAAATAATACTGTCCACTTTCGTAAGAAGATTTACACAATATTATTGATTACCTAATTCAAAATACAgtcaaaatgaatgaaattaaggCCCtagtttacagttacagttgcGGTCTTAAAGCACAGTTTTAATGTGTAATATGCTCAGGTTTTATGTGCAAAAATTCCACTGCCTCTAATTATTTTGTGTcacaaccagaaaaaaatgtgcatcAGTGTTTGCATGAGGACGAAAGAATAATTTAATTAGCAAAGCTCTATGCAAATGGACAAACTGTTTACACAGAACATAAACCAATAAATATGCCAGTAATTGTGTAGCACGCAGTCAACAAAGCCAGTGATGACCCACTTTTTGGTGTTCTGAAAGGTTGACACTTCATCAGAGTTCACTTTTTCATTATCGAAGACAGTTCCAGGATCATGCTCTGAAACAaggaaaaaatttaaacatctcattattattataatatggaAATACACCACATGTACTGGTTCATGTAATGTGTATTATATTATCTAGTACACCTACTACATACGTGTTCATAtcttttttaactgaaaaatgtCTGTACTTTAATAGTATTACAACACAAATGGTAAATATTTGAACAGATACCCATATAACAAATCAGTAACAGTGAAGTAATTGCACTTATAATTACACTTTTAGAACTAATAATAGGTTCTTTAGTAGTTCTTTAGTAGAatcctcaaatctgattggtcagcaggtgctgattaattttctataacagcagcaatgacagtagttctggctgtaaaaaGTACACAATcttgctctttaataaataaaaaaaaatttaatagttggaaaattgctgtggtgtaagaagaataaagcacttcagtatgtgctgttataggaaaataatcagctccGGGTGCTAACAGGAATTCAatatcaggccacatcacacgaccacataattgattattttcctataacagcatgcccccgttgtgttttatgttttacttaACTCCCTAATACCCTCTCTGTTAGCACAACTGTATGTAACAGAATTTTAAAGGGATAAACCAAATGCTTTATgattctagatttaaccttttaaaaGTGTTCGTCATTACAAACACTTCATGCagatgacctttttttttcctgaaaatagGTTCTTACCATTGACATGCGGCGCCCACCAGCAGGTGGAGGGGTCATGGCAGGGCTTTCACTCTGAGCCAGCTGCTTGGCCTCTGACTCTGAGCCGCTTTTGGACATTGGACTGTCTAGTGGAATGGCCAGTCTGCTTTCAGAAAGCCCTCGGGACATGAAGCTAGCTTTCCTACCTGTGGGGTGGTGTTCTGGCGAATCACTCTCCTCACTCAGGTCCTTGCATGCACTCACCCGACTTTGCTTGCGTGCAGAGTTCTGAAGGGATGCTGGGATCTCGATGTTGCTGGCTCTGAGAGAAGCTCGAGGTAGCTGACCAACACCCTTCTGAGGGCCAGATACCTTGGGTCCGGAGTCATCGCTGCTGGAAGAGTGGCCACGGTTGTCCACAGTGGAAAGCCGCTCTGCAGCCCCTAGTTGACGGGTGGCCTGGATCTCAGGCTGGCTCAGAATACGTGGCTGCTTGGGCTGCTCAGATCCAGCAGCATCACTGGTTGGTGCCTCAGGGGTGTGTAGAGGGTTGCTAGGGGGCATGTGGGGTGGCAAAGCTTCCACCTGCCCATCGGTCACAATGGCATAGGATGTTTGGGTCATGTGTGCAAATTTCTGTGGCAGGCAATCTGTAAGGACACATGCTTGCTGCACCATGGAGTTTTTCTTTGACCTGCAAAGACTCTCATCATCTCCACCATGTGTGTTGCCATATATGCTCTGCTTGATCTGTTTCACTCCCAGGTGAAAGATCTCCAAGATGTTTAGGAAGAGGGAAACCCCAGCGATGCCCAGCATGAAgatcatgaaaatatttttctctgtCGGCCTGGACACGAAACAGTCCACAATGTTGGGGCAGGGGTCTCTCTCACACTTGTATAGTGGGGCCAGTCCAATACCATAAAGGGCATATTGACCCAGTATGAAGCCCACTTCCACCACTGACCTGGTTAAAATATGAAACACATATGTACGCAGTAGGGAACCTCTCAGAGGGGCTTTCCTGACTCTCTTCTGTTCTTCCAGTTTCCTCAGCTCCTTCTCAATCCTTTTCTGTTCATCCAGTATTCCCTCTATCCCTTCCAGCTCAACTTTGAGCTGGGCTTTCTTCTTGTGCCTCTCCTTCTCCAGAGCACGCAGCCGGTACAGCGCATGGCCCATGTACACCAAAGAAGGTGAAGATACAAAGATGATCTGCAGGACCCAGTACCTGATGAGGGAGATGGGAAAGGCTTGGTCGTAGCAGACATTCTTGCacccgggctgctctgtgttacacacaaactcacttTGCTCATCATCCCAGACATCTTCAGCAGCAACTCCAAGGACCAGCATGCGAAAGATAAAGAGGATAGTCAGCCAGATTTTGCCCACAATGGTGGAATGGATGTGAACTTCCTCCAAGATGCTTCCCAAAAAATTCCAATCACCCATTTTTGGTTTCACATAGCCTAAAGTTGTATAAGAGTGAAAAACATACACTTAACTTTTGGTTAAAGAGGTAAATACAATCTTAGGGAAAAAAGTTACAGTTTCCAAAGGGTCCTACAGTTTGTCTCTCTGAGGGGAAACCCATAAAAGTTCTATGTAGTACCCAAAAACCAAGGGTTTCCTTTCGGGAAATTGCTCTTAGAACTATCACCCTAAAGAAACCTTgaggaaccatttttttttagagtgaaGAAGACAGAGACTTACACGATTTTGATTGTATTAAAGATGATTCTCAGCACTGATTCGTTATTATGACGGAGACAACGCTAGCTGTGCACCTCCAATTTCTTCCCTTCTTCAGTAAAGCAGGTGAGCTCCTCTCTCTGGGCATAGCTTCAGTAAATGAATCCCAGACGTACTGCACCCAATGAACTAATAGAAGGTTTCTATTGATCTGTGGGCGGCTGGACAGCGCCCTCGGGGCAATAGCTGGCACAACTCGGTCACTGACAACATAAGGGGAGGGGCACTTGCTAGTTTCAATACCCACCCTACATTGCTATAATCTTCCCTATAAACATGCGATTAAACACCGTTAGATTCAGATTTTGAAGCAGGATGATTAAACGCCATGCATTAGAGTAAACTCAGTTGGTAACTGCTACAGTTGTGGAAGCCTTTCTTCACTGTCTGAGATGAATCAACATCTAACACTGAATCTTCCACACTGTCTTGCTTTTTCCACCTGCAGCATTTTTCCAAAAACAACTATGGACAGATAATTAAgcttatacaaataaaactaaaattttcTTAACTCTATATAGTCAGATCAATACAATTAAATGAGGGATGCTTACAGAACCAGATGATTCAGGTAATCTTCTAAACTGCTGTAGTGCAAGCCCATTTTTTGCTACACCAAAAATCCAAGATGGAGCCAAGATATATTCTAAGGTGACTGGAAACCCAGTCAGTTAct of Pangasianodon hypophthalmus isolate fPanHyp1 chromosome 30, fPanHyp1.pri, whole genome shotgun sequence contains these proteins:
- the gja10b gene encoding gap junction protein alpha 10 b, with protein sequence MGDWNFLGSILEEVHIHSTIVGKIWLTILFIFRMLVLGVAAEDVWDDEQSEFVCNTEQPGCKNVCYDQAFPISLIRYWVLQIIFVSSPSLVYMGHALYRLRALEKERHKKKAQLKVELEGIEGILDEQKRIEKELRKLEEQKRVRKAPLRGSLLRTYVFHILTRSVVEVGFILGQYALYGIGLAPLYKCERDPCPNIVDCFVSRPTEKNIFMIFMLGIAGVSLFLNILEIFHLGVKQIKQSIYGNTHGGDDESLCRSKKNSMVQQACVLTDCLPQKFAHMTQTSYAIVTDGQVEALPPHMPPSNPLHTPEAPTSDAAGSEQPKQPRILSQPEIQATRQLGAAERLSTVDNRGHSSSSDDSGPKVSGPQKGVGQLPRASLRASNIEIPASLQNSARKQSRVSACKDLSEESDSPEHHPTGRKASFMSRGLSESRLAIPLDSPMSKSGSESEAKQLAQSESPAMTPPPAGGRRMSMVRTYFQEKKRSSA